From Streptomyces sp. SAI-135:
ACGACCGTGACGCCGGTCGGCAGCAGGCCCATCGTGCGGCGGAAGAGCGCGGCGTCCACGGAGGCGGCACGGCCACCCGCGCCGCCCGGCCGCCGCGCAACGTGCATCGACATGCGTTCGCCTCTCTCGGGTTCAGCGCTTGTAGACCAGGCAGGTCAGCCTGGCCGTGCAGGTCAGCCGCCCCTGGTCATCGGTGATGGACACCTGGTACGAGGCCACCCGGTCGCCCCGCTGGAGCGGGGTGCACACACCGGTCACCAGGCCGCTGCGGGCGGCGCGGTGGTGCGTGCAGGACAGTTCGAGCCCGGCCACCGTGCCCCGCGGTGCGACGTGGAGGCCGGCCGCGACCGATCCGAGGGTCTCGACGAGCACCGCGTTGGCGCCGCCGTGCAACCAGCCGAACGGCTGCTGGTTGCCGTCCACGGGCATCGTGCCGACCAGCCGGTCCGGGTCCCAGGACACGATCTCGATGCCCATCCGCGTCGCGAGCTGCCGGTCCGCGAGCGCGGGCGGCACGGACAACACGCTGCGGGGCACCGGCGGTTCGGCCGGCGCCGGGACGTCGGCCTTCACGGCCCTGCTCTCCATAGGTCTCTTCTCCTGGGTCGCGGACCCGAGCACCGTCGGGCACCGGGCTTCATCCGTACTGTCGCGCGCCCGGGCAGGCCGGCCAAGACCTGATCCAGGTACCCGAATCTCATCCGCCGGGGACGTCATCGGGGTGCACCATCGAGCAGGGCAGTCGGGTCTTATAAGCGCGAATCCGCTCTTCCAGAATTCATCCCGGCAGCGTTTCAGCGAGCCGCCCGACTGACGCATCCCGAGCCATCGGAGAACTCCTTGGAATTCGCGCCCCATTCCCCCTTGCCCGCGGATTCCGACCGTCTCCCCTGGCCGGAATACCTGGACCGGATCGGCTACGCCGGGCCGGTGGAGCCGACCGCGGACTGCCTGCGCGCCCTGCTCACCGCCCACCTCGGCGCCGTCCCCTACGAGATGCTCGAATCCCTCGAGGGGATCCGGCCCTCGCTGGAGTACGCCGACATCTTCGAGAAGCTGGTCCGCCGCCGGCGCGGCGGCACCTGCCTGGAGGCCACCCCGCTGTTCGGCGCGTTCCTGCGGTCCGCCGGCTTCGACGTGCGGCTGGTGGCCGCGCAGATGTGGCGGGTCAGCGGCGAGTGGTGGCCGCACTGGGACCACCTGGTGCTGCTGGTCACCGTCGAAGGGACCACGTACCTCGTGGACGTCGGCTTCCTCATGCTCTCCCCGCCGCAGCCGCTGGACATCGCCGGCACCCCGGCGGAACAGGGCGGATGGACGTTCCGCGTGGTGGCCGAGGACGACGGCCCGACCCTGCTGCGCGCCGACGCCCACGGGGTGTGGACGCCGGTGTACCGCTTCGCCTCGCAGCCGCTGGACATCCCGGACTACGCGTGGATCGTCGACTTCCACCTGACGGCCGAGGACTCCCCGCTGACCGGCAGCCTGCTGTGCTCGCGCACTCTGCCCGACGGCAAGGTCGCCGTCCTCGGCGACAACGTCGTACGG
This genomic window contains:
- a CDS encoding hotdog fold thioesterase, with the translated sequence MESRAVKADVPAPAEPPVPRSVLSVPPALADRQLATRMGIEIVSWDPDRLVGTMPVDGNQQPFGWLHGGANAVLVETLGSVAAGLHVAPRGTVAGLELSCTHHRAARSGLVTGVCTPLQRGDRVASYQVSITDDQGRLTCTARLTCLVYKR
- a CDS encoding arylamine N-acetyltransferase — translated: MPADSDRLPWPEYLDRIGYAGPVEPTADCLRALLTAHLGAVPYEMLESLEGIRPSLEYADIFEKLVRRRRGGTCLEATPLFGAFLRSAGFDVRLVAAQMWRVSGEWWPHWDHLVLLVTVEGTTYLVDVGFLMLSPPQPLDIAGTPAEQGGWTFRVVAEDDGPTLLRADAHGVWTPVYRFASQPLDIPDYAWIVDFHLTAEDSPLTGSLLCSRTLPDGKVAVLGDNVVRARGGTQTIDYLADADDAAQALGEVLAGHPELVTEAVEAWRKARANRREKARRII